The Ficedula albicollis isolate OC2 chromosome 1, FicAlb1.5, whole genome shotgun sequence nucleotide sequence GggggagcctggagcagcagaggaacaaTGCTGGGACTTGAACTTTTGGTAACTTCTATTCAGTGTTACAATtctaatttttgttatttttttcctctttcctacTTCTATTCAGTGTTACAATTctaatttttgggttttttttcctctttccctcctACCTCTTATGACCAGTTAACGACACTGCTCCATTTGCAGTCCAAGCTGAGGTTACACTGAAGACAAACTTTTTTGGAACCAGGAATGTTTGCACAGAATTGCTGCCCCTTATGAAGCCTTATGGTGAGTGAAACATTACAAGTAGAGAAAGAGTTTTGGTTGAATTTTGGCCCTTTTAAATGGGAAATCCTGTCCAGTCTCAGGCACTGCACCAATGTTTCAGagtttgctgtgtttgctgctgtaAGTGAAATACAGTCTCTCctaatatttaaatacaatgaggctttcaagaaaaaaagaagtcaagtagatgaaaaacagttttttatttcctgggggagaagggaaaaacagagtGAGTCAATTTTGGGGAGAGAGGAAATAGTGCCAAAGTTGCAGCCTAGTCCTCTTGTACTACAGTGAAGGATGACTGTTAATAAAGTCATTAACAGGATTAATTTCTGTGGCTTTTAAGATTAAACCCCAAATTCACCAGCAGAATGGCTGTGAAGTAgcaggaaagaggggaaaaatgcaaCTTAATTTTGGAGATGACGAGTGATTTACTGATTCAGCTGACTTGTTCCTCTTACTGAAGTGCTGGGAGGTAATATTTGGAGATTTACAAGTTTAAGGATTTATTTCTACTGTAGTAAGAGTGTACCTGCTGATTGTGAAGTTGTTTTGTGGAGTTTTATCTGAAACTTCTGCAGGTTCACACCTTAAATTACCTCTCATGGTGTTTACTAGAAATAAGAACATTGAGTTCATCTGATTTTCCATGAGCTCTGCAAAACAATCCAGCTAAAATATTTGACAGGTATTCCCTGAGGAGTGTGGGTTTAAAAAGTGTGCAAGTGCTCagtttctgttctcttttcagGCAGGGTGGTGAATGTCTCCAGCATGGTGAGTGCCTCGGCCCTGGGCcgctgcagccaggagctgcagcagaaattccGCAGTGACACCATCactgaggaggagctggtgcAGCTCATGACCAAATTCGTGGAAGATGCCAAGAAAAACGTCCATGAGAAAGAGGGTTGGCCAAACACTGCCTATGGGGTGTCCAAAATCGGGGTGACTGTCCTGTCCAGGATCCAAGCCCGGCTGTTAAATGAGCAGAGGAAAGGTGACCACATCCTGCTCAAcgcctgctgccctggctgggtcAGGACAGACATGGCAGGTCCCAAAGCCACCAAGTCCCCAGAGGAGGGGGCTGAGACCCCTGTTTATTTGGCCCTTTTGCCTTCCAGTGCTGATGCTCCTCATGGCCAGTATGTCAGTGAAAAAACTGTCCAGCCCTGGTGAGCTCAGGGAGGGGGgcctgagctccttttcctgATTTCACTCTAATCCCATCAGTGCCAGCCCTTTCCCCACTCCCCTGGGATGGATCTCAGACATGGAGCTAGGATGAGGAAGCAGGTGCCTTATTCTCTCATCACAGTAGAATTTTCCAGGATTCAGAGCTGTTCTGGAGGCTTTCTAAAGAGAATGGGATTATTTTAGAGCTGCTGGGATCAGTCTGGGGGGAGACTCAAGGCCAGAATCACTGTTGGACAGACATTCCTTACTATCAGAACTAAATGGAATtaggtgaaaataaaaatagcactgATCCACCATTTATAGCCAAATATAATCAGTTGGTGTTATTAATATATCAATAAATAATTACTGATTTATATTCTGGTATTAAAAACTTATAAAGTTGGCAAatatcttttcattttctgcagctgcatttgtgGCTGGGGTTTGTGATGTCTGCACTggatacagagaaaataaactaCACACCTGACACAGCAAAGTGTTCCTCAGTTCCTTTATTGCACTGCCAGAAGTTTCCTTAGTAAAATCTGAATTAAGTGCATCACAGCACACAtcacagcaagaggaaaagtAAGTGATGTGGAGAGCTCTACATTTGTTCAAATGCTGCTTATTGCCTTTCAAACTCTCAGAGTTGAAAAATTGCCTCTTCtgaggctgaaggagctggaaacAATTGCCCATAAAGCTGGTGTTAGTAATGACAGATCAATAATGGGCTTGTTAATTGTTAATCAGGAGTCAGGGAGGTGATGCTGACTGCTTCCCCCAGAACAGGTTGGGTTGGGAAGCCTTGGAGTGGAAGGCATTGGGAATAAATATTGTGGGGGGTTTAAATTGCTTATCAGCACAGAACAAAGGGCTGCTTAtaagttggtttttttaacatacaGGAGCATTGTTTTTGTGAAGAATTACCTCATCAGTCATGCCTCAGAGCTCCTTGAAGGGAAGGCCCAAAGTTCTCAGGGTAATCtattttctgggaagaaaaaaacctcagaggCCTTGggtttagggggaaaaaatacaaaatatgtgTGAAGTTTTGGCTGCTACACTGTAACTCAGCCCTCCTGATGGGCCACAGAGAAAAACCAGTTTGTGTGTGCCCTTCCAGTGATGTTACTGGGATCTCAACAGAGCACAACGTGGCTCTTGGATTTAGTCAGAGCTTTAGGAGATTTAATCCAGCACTGGGGAATCCTGCTTAGTTCTTCATCCCTCAAGTGCTGCCTGAGTCACTGAGCTTCAGAAGCTGTGTGTCCATCTCTGTGGCATTTCCAAATGTTCCAAACACACcttggctttggttttgttcaaGGA carries:
- the LOC101821429 gene encoding carbonyl reductase [NADPH] 1 translates to MKPYGRVVNVSSMVSASALGRCSQELQQKFRSDTITEEELVQLMTKFVEDAKKNVHEKEGWPNTAYGVSKIGVTVLSRIQARLLNEQRKGDHILLNACCPGWVRTDMAGPKATKSPEEGAETPVYLALLPSSADAPHGQYVSEKTVQPW